In the Sandaracinus amylolyticus genome, ATATCGAGGTCGCGCGATCGAGGGCTAGAACGTTCTTGTCGACCGCGAGGGCCGATTGAGCGCGACGCGCGCGCTCGAGGGCTGCCGCGTGGTGCACGCGAGCGGCATCGAGATCGTCGAGGCGCCACGCGCGCTGCGCGCGTTCCCGGAGCGCGTGAGCACGAGCCTCGGCGTGTGCCTGAAGCGCGGCCCGGCGCACCGCGTGATCAGCGACGGAGCGCGGCGCGACTATCCCGAGGACGCGATCTGCGTGCGCGCGCCGGGATGCGTGTGGGCGTCCGACCCGTCCGACGTCGCGTTCGTGTCGATCGACGTCGATCCCGCGCTGCTCGACGACGCGATCGAGTACGCGCCGATGACGTTCCACGACACGCTGCCCGAGCTCCACGACGCGATCACGCGTGTCTCCGCGTGCCCGTTCGACACCGCGCTGCGCGAGGAGTCGATCGCGCTCTTGCTCGAAGGGCTCCGCGCGCGCAGCGCGCTGCGCTTCGGACGCGCACGCCGCACGCGAGACGACGCCGTGGCGCGGGCGCTCGCGCACCTCGATGCGACGCTCGATCGCAACGTCGCCCTCGACGAGCTCGCGCACCTCGCGCGGAGCGACAAGTTCGTGCTGGTGCGGCGGTTCCGACGCGAGATCGGCACCACGCCGCACGCGTACCACCTTCGGGTGCGGATCGAACGAGCACGCGCGGCGCTCGCATCGGGGACCGGCGCGCTCGAGGTCGCGATGTCGCTCGGGTTCGCGGATCAGAGCCACTTCGGACGACACTTCCGGCGCATCGTAGGCGTCACGCCCGCCGCCTACGCGAGAGGAACGACGCGATGACCTGGAGCACACGAGCGACCGACGAAGGCACGAGCACCATGATTGCGAACGTGCTCGACGCGAACGGACGCGCCCTCTCGCGCGCCGAGGTGCTCGCACTCCTGCGCGACAGCGCGCCGTTCCGCGCGTTCTTCGCGCGCACGCTCGCCGAGTCGCGCTGGACGGCGTTCTTCTGGGAGACGCCGCCGCTCACCGCGAGCACGCTCGACACGACCTACGAGCACGCGCTGATCGACGCGCCCGCGCTCGCGCGCATCACCGCGGACCCGAGCGACTTCGAGGAGCGTTTCGACGCGGAGCCCGCGGGCGACGTGCTGGTGTTCCCGAACCTCGGTCGCGACGCCACGCTGATCGTGCCCGCGCCGCGCGCGGCGGACGCGAGCTACGCGCACCTCGCGGCGTTCGTGCGCGGTGCGCCGCCCGCGCAGGTCGACATGCTCTTCGCGAAGCTGGCGCGCGCGATCCTCGCGCGGATCGGTGACGCGCCGCTCTGGGTGAGCACCGCCGGGCTCGGCGTGTCGTGGCTGCATCTGCGCCTCGACGCGCGACCGAAGTACTATCGCCACGACGCGTATCGCCGTGCCCGCTCGTGACGCCGCGCACGTCGGCTGGTCGCGCTCGCGGCCCGATCACGCGC is a window encoding:
- a CDS encoding helix-turn-helix domain-containing protein, which produces MSATRALEGCRVVHASGIEIVEAPRALRAFPERVSTSLGVCLKRGPAHRVISDGARRDYPEDAICVRAPGCVWASDPSDVAFVSIDVDPALLDDAIEYAPMTFHDTLPELHDAITRVSACPFDTALREESIALLLEGLRARSALRFGRARRTRDDAVARALAHLDATLDRNVALDELAHLARSDKFVLVRRFRREIGTTPHAYHLRVRIERARAALASGTGALEVAMSLGFADQSHFGRHFRRIVGVTPAAYARGTTR
- a CDS encoding DUF6940 family protein, whose amino-acid sequence is MTWSTRATDEGTSTMIANVLDANGRALSRAEVLALLRDSAPFRAFFARTLAESRWTAFFWETPPLTASTLDTTYEHALIDAPALARITADPSDFEERFDAEPAGDVLVFPNLGRDATLIVPAPRAADASYAHLAAFVRGAPPAQVDMLFAKLARAILARIGDAPLWVSTAGLGVSWLHLRLDARPKYYRHDAYRRARS